One segment of Actinomycetota bacterium DNA contains the following:
- a CDS encoding zinc ribbon domain-containing protein has protein sequence MAFCEKCGSELSEGSAFCPKCGAPARAEATQAATVPPPPSAATPPPPREAAPPAAGMQPSYQPPPATPAPGYYQPAGGKKGGGGKAVLFGGLGLLVVGAIVVLLLGFAVGPKWFTGGEGGGKGGPEEVAANFLKAMENKDAKLLKSTIAPSSLEYLESMLSYGDYGSIDEFFEDMFFSTYKSMKFSGVKYKTTMEGDDKATVEIVEGKVTVVDESGTESTEDVKDAETPAELQMVKEGDKWYLDMMNM, from the coding sequence ATGGCTTTTTGTGAAAAATGCGGCTCCGAGCTGAGCGAGGGCAGCGCCTTCTGCCCCAAGTGCGGGGCGCCTGCTCGGGCGGAGGCGACGCAAGCCGCCACGGTGCCGCCACCGCCGAGCGCTGCAACACCCCCACCCCCACGGGAAGCGGCCCCGCCGGCTGCGGGGATGCAACCCTCCTACCAGCCGCCACCCGCCACCCCCGCGCCCGGATACTATCAGCCCGCGGGCGGCAAGAAGGGAGGGGGCGGCAAGGCCGTCCTCTTCGGGGGTTTGGGACTGCTGGTCGTCGGCGCCATAGTGGTTCTTCTCCTGGGATTCGCAGTGGGACCGAAATGGTTCACCGGTGGGGAAGGAGGAGGCAAGGGAGGGCCGGAGGAAGTGGCGGCGAACTTCCTCAAGGCGATGGAAAACAAGGACGCGAAGCTGCTAAAGAGCACCATCGCTCCCTCCTCCCTGGAATACCTGGAGTCCATGCTCTCATACGGCGATTACGGGAGCATCGACGAGTTCTTCGAGGACATGTTCTTCTCGACCTATAAGAGCATGAAGTTCTCGGGCGTGAAGTACAAGACCACAATGGAGGGTGACGACAAGGCCACGGTGGAGATCGTCGAGGGCAAGGTCACCGTGGTGGACGAGTCGGGAACCGAGAGCACGGAGGACGTCAAGGACGCGGAAACCCCCGCGGAGCTCCAGATGGTCAAAGAAGGCGACAAGTGGTACCTGGACATGATGAACATGTGA
- a CDS encoding energy-coupling factor ABC transporter permease gives MHIPDGFLNAGTSIATGVVAAGAVGYGLYKAREELDEKSVPLLALCAAFVFAAQMLNFPVAGGTSGHFLGGVLAAVLLGPWLGGLVIALVLLIQCLGFADGGLTALGANVFNMAVVGTILSYYIFYGVKSLLPRSKAFFLAGTGAVAWLSVMLASGACAVELAISGTSPLGVALPAMLGVHAIIGVGEAVITVLVVSVVLAVRPDLVRTYDLRPETPGFKGAEVSR, from the coding sequence ATGCACATACCCGACGGTTTCCTCAACGCCGGAACCAGCATCGCCACCGGGGTGGTCGCCGCGGGAGCGGTGGGATACGGGCTGTACAAGGCACGGGAGGAACTGGACGAGAAATCCGTTCCCCTGCTCGCCCTCTGCGCAGCCTTCGTGTTCGCCGCGCAGATGCTCAACTTCCCCGTGGCGGGCGGGACCAGCGGCCATTTCCTGGGCGGGGTGCTGGCGGCGGTCCTCCTGGGCCCATGGCTGGGCGGACTGGTGATCGCCCTGGTCTTGCTCATCCAGTGCCTGGGCTTCGCGGACGGCGGGCTCACGGCGCTGGGGGCCAACGTCTTCAACATGGCGGTCGTAGGAACCATCCTTTCATATTACATTTTCTACGGCGTGAAGTCGCTTCTCCCAAGGAGCAAGGCTTTTTTCCTGGCAGGCACGGGCGCGGTGGCCTGGCTCTCGGTGATGCTCGCCTCGGGCGCCTGCGCGGTGGAACTGGCAATATCCGGCACCTCGCCACTGGGAGTGGCCCTGCCGGCCATGCTGGGGGTGCACGCCATCATCGGGGTCGGAGAGGCGGTGATCACGGTGCTGGTGGTGAGCGTGGTGCTCGCGGTGCGCCCCGATCTCGTACGTACTTATGACCTTCGTCCGGAAACGCCCGGTTTCAAGGGAGCGGAGGTGAGCAGGTGA
- a CDS encoding PDGLE domain-containing protein: protein MEARRKGLYVFILAGLAVAVALALLVSPWASSSPDGLEKVAEDKGFLEKAEETEPAWESAPIPDYAMPGLTREAVDEETGEVVEEPTKLATALAGLVGTVAIFLIAWGLALVLKKRTPDEANTVPR from the coding sequence ATGGAAGCGCGCAGGAAGGGCTTGTACGTTTTCATACTTGCCGGGCTGGCCGTGGCGGTAGCGCTGGCGCTGTTGGTCTCCCCCTGGGCCTCCTCCTCGCCTGACGGTCTGGAGAAGGTGGCGGAGGACAAGGGATTCCTTGAAAAGGCGGAGGAGACCGAGCCCGCCTGGGAAAGCGCCCCCATACCCGATTACGCCATGCCCGGCCTCACCAGGGAAGCGGTGGACGAGGAGACCGGCGAGGTGGTGGAGGAGCCCACCAAGCTGGCCACCGCCCTGGCCGGGCTGGTGGGCACGGTGGCCATCTTCCTCATCGCCTGGGGTCTGGCCCTGGTACTGAAGAAGAGGACCCCTGACGAAGCGAACACCGTCCCGCGGTAG
- the cbiQ gene encoding cobalt ECF transporter T component CbiQ, whose translation MKHAFLDRYSDLRSPIHRLDPRAKLLGFATLIVICVTTPPNLYAAFAAYLGLELALLWLSRLPLGHVARRMLVVLPFVLMVAVFIPFFDKGGGSYNLGPVRVSAHGLLVLWNVAAKSTVSVLAVILLSSTTPFPDLLRGMERLRVPRLLVALLSFTYRYIFVLVDEAQRMRRARDSRGWSGKWLWEARVVAHMIATLFLRSYERGERVYAAMLARGYDGGLRTLYLYEPGVMELGFASLAALFPLAARLLA comes from the coding sequence TTGAAGCACGCTTTCCTGGACCGCTACAGTGACCTGCGGAGCCCCATTCACCGGCTCGACCCTCGGGCCAAGCTGTTGGGGTTCGCGACGCTCATCGTGATCTGCGTCACCACCCCTCCCAACCTCTATGCGGCCTTCGCCGCCTACCTCGGGTTGGAGCTTGCGCTGCTGTGGCTCTCCCGGCTGCCCCTTGGTCACGTGGCCAGGCGCATGCTCGTAGTCCTTCCCTTCGTGCTGATGGTAGCCGTCTTCATCCCCTTCTTCGACAAGGGAGGAGGCAGCTACAACCTGGGGCCGGTGCGGGTTTCCGCCCATGGGTTGCTGGTTCTGTGGAACGTGGCCGCCAAGTCCACGGTGAGCGTGCTGGCGGTGATACTCCTCTCCTCCACCACCCCCTTCCCCGACCTCCTGCGCGGGATGGAGAGGCTGCGTGTGCCCCGCCTGCTGGTGGCGCTGCTCAGTTTCACCTACCGCTACATCTTCGTGCTGGTGGACGAGGCGCAGCGCATGCGGAGGGCGCGAGATTCCCGTGGGTGGAGTGGAAAATGGCTTTGGGAGGCCAGGGTCGTCGCTCACATGATCGCCACTCTCTTCCTGCGCTCCTACGAGAGGGGGGAAAGGGTTTATGCGGCCATGCTGGCCAGGGGTTACGACGGGGGCTTACGCACCCTGTACCTCTACGAGCCGGGGGTCATGGAGCTGGGCTTCGCGTCCCTGGCGGCGCTCTTTCCCCTGGCCGCCAGGCTGCTGGCCTAG
- a CDS encoding ABC transporter ATP-binding protein, which yields MHHRPAVEIRDLYYAYPDGTPALRGVNLLVEEGESVGIVGPNGAGKSTLLLHLNGILTGRGEVRIFGLPVEKANLREIRRRVGLVFQDPDDQLFSPTVFDDVAFGPLNMGLSREEVAAAVARALEQVGLEGMEKRSAFHLSFGQKKRAAIATVLSMNPDLLVLDEPSSNLDPRARREFSELLQRTKITKILVTHDLPFVFENCERVVVMDRGKVVADGDVLAVMSDERLLQEHGLELPFGFYPVQREVSRESPDRERE from the coding sequence GTGCATCACAGGCCGGCGGTGGAGATTCGAGACCTTTACTACGCTTACCCGGACGGGACACCGGCCCTGCGGGGCGTCAACCTCCTGGTCGAGGAGGGTGAATCGGTGGGCATCGTGGGACCGAACGGCGCGGGAAAATCCACCCTGCTCCTGCACCTAAACGGCATCCTCACAGGCCGCGGCGAAGTGCGCATCTTCGGCCTGCCGGTGGAGAAGGCGAACCTGCGGGAGATCAGGCGGCGCGTGGGCCTGGTCTTCCAGGACCCGGACGACCAGCTCTTCTCCCCGACCGTCTTCGACGACGTGGCCTTCGGGCCCCTCAACATGGGCCTCTCCCGGGAAGAGGTGGCCGCGGCCGTGGCCAGGGCCCTGGAGCAGGTGGGATTGGAGGGGATGGAGAAGCGCTCCGCCTTTCACCTCAGTTTCGGGCAGAAGAAGCGCGCGGCAATCGCCACCGTGCTCTCCATGAACCCCGATCTCCTGGTCCTGGATGAACCTTCCAGCAACCTCGATCCCCGCGCGAGGCGTGAGTTCTCAGAGCTGCTGCAGCGCACGAAGATCACCAAGATCCTGGTCACCCACGACCTTCCCTTCGTCTTCGAGAACTGCGAGCGCGTGGTGGTGATGGACAGAGGGAAGGTGGTCGCGGACGGCGATGTCCTTGCCGTAATGTCCGACGAACGACTGCTCCAGGAGCACGGCCTGGAGCTCCCCTTCGGGTTTTACCCGGTGCAACGTGAGGTTTCCCGGGAATCTCCCGACCGCGAACGCGAGTGA
- a CDS encoding radical SAM protein, whose amino-acid sequence MVPGVSRALGACARCLAEGEGEAERRAREAHARVRAPFELPPEPPRTAGGRTCRVCGNGCTMGEGEKGYCGLRTVRNGKLRHLSGTARGGVLEYYYDSLPTNCVADWVCPGSRDRGRYNLAVFLGACSFDCLFCQNSQFRYLTARLAPVFTPRELAEAADARTGCICYFGGDPSPQMPFALRASELALERRRGGLRICWETNGSMHPGLLRRAMDLSLASGGCVKFDLKAFHPGLHRALCGVSNRRTLENFSYAASRIAERPDPPPLVASTLLVPGYVEAEEVGRIASFISSLDPDIPYSLLAFHPQHAMRDLPVTSRRQAEECLSAAREAGLTCVHLGNLHLLR is encoded by the coding sequence ATCGTGCCCGGGGTCTCGCGCGCCCTGGGGGCGTGCGCGCGTTGCCTGGCGGAGGGAGAGGGGGAGGCGGAGAGGCGGGCGCGCGAGGCGCACGCACGCGTGCGGGCGCCCTTCGAACTGCCGCCGGAACCTCCCAGAACGGCGGGGGGGAGGACCTGCCGCGTGTGCGGGAATGGGTGCACCATGGGGGAGGGGGAGAAGGGTTACTGCGGCCTGCGTACGGTAAGGAACGGTAAGTTGCGTCACCTTTCCGGGACCGCCCGGGGCGGCGTCCTGGAGTACTACTACGATTCCCTGCCCACAAACTGCGTGGCCGACTGGGTGTGTCCGGGCAGCCGGGACCGCGGGCGCTACAACCTGGCTGTCTTCCTGGGAGCCTGCTCCTTCGACTGCCTATTCTGCCAGAACTCCCAGTTCCGTTACCTGACCGCCAGACTGGCGCCGGTTTTCACACCGCGGGAGCTGGCGGAAGCCGCCGACGCGCGCACGGGTTGCATCTGCTACTTCGGCGGCGACCCCTCCCCCCAGATGCCCTTCGCTCTCAGGGCTTCCGAGCTGGCCCTGGAGAGGAGAAGGGGAGGCCTGCGTATATGCTGGGAGACCAACGGTAGCATGCACCCGGGGCTGCTGCGGCGCGCCATGGACCTGTCCCTGGCCAGCGGGGGCTGCGTGAAGTTCGACCTCAAGGCCTTCCACCCCGGACTCCACCGCGCCCTCTGCGGTGTGTCCAACCGGCGCACTCTGGAAAACTTTTCCTATGCGGCTTCCCGCATAGCGGAGCGTCCCGATCCCCCGCCTCTCGTCGCCAGCACCCTGCTTGTTCCCGGCTACGTGGAGGCGGAGGAAGTGGGGCGCATCGCTTCCTTCATCTCTTCCCTGGACCCGGACATCCCCTACTCCCTGCTGGCCTTCCACCCGCAGCACGCCATGCGCGACCTGCCGGTGACCTCGCGCCGCCAGGCGGAGGAGTGCCTGTCGGCGGCCAGGGAAGCCGGCCTCACCTGCGTCCACCTCGGCAACCTCCACCTCCTGAGGTAG